Proteins encoded by one window of Arachis hypogaea cultivar Tifrunner chromosome 1, arahy.Tifrunner.gnm2.J5K5, whole genome shotgun sequence:
- the LOC112753793 gene encoding uncharacterized protein yields the protein MGDKGKRRAIAATPIGSYFKERTTPGSQPALKSVLASKQVKHKVKLGLARWIIDARIPFNAIQSPYFQPALDGVAAIGPGFKGPSYDEMRVHLLADLKKECQLLVEGYRSSWKRTGCTLMADGWTDQRQRTLINFLVYCPAGMSSVKSVDASDMIKTADTLFKLFAEVIEWVGSSNIVHVVTDNAANYVSAGKLIHEKYPNIFWSPCAAHCINLILKDIASLPHIADLASRASKVTVFVYNHMIFLSWLRKRKEWKEIVRPGVTRFATVFITLKSIYNHKEDLQSLVIDKYFTSHKLSKSVNGKMVSSIILDSKFWEDCFTTVMLVGPLIKLLRLVDADEKPSLGIVYAGMQRAKLNIKTMFRNRKSAYTPYTSILKMQWDKHLKRDLHAAA from the coding sequence ATGGGAGACAAAGGAAAGAGAAGAGCGATTGCTGctactccaattggaagttatttTAAGGAAAGGACTACACCAGGCTCTCAACCAGCTTTGAAAAGTGTCTTGGCCAGTAAACAAGTTAAACACAAGGTTAAGTTGGGGCTTGCAAGATGGATCATTGATGCACGGATTCCATTCAATGCAATTCAATCGCCTTACTTTCAACCTGCCTTGGACGGCGTTGCTGCAATTGGACCTGGTTTCAAGGGACCGTCGTATGACGAAATGAGAGTTCATTTGCTGGCCGATCTTAAGAAGGAGTGTCAGTTGCTTGTGGAAGGTTATAGGAGCTCGTGGAAAAGGACTGGTTGTACACTGATGGCAGATGGCTGGACTGATCAAAGGCAGCGtacattaattaattttctagTTTATTGTCCTGCTGGTATGTCATCTGTTAAGTCTGTTGATGCTTCTGATATGATAAAAACTGCCGATACCTTGTTTAAATTGTTTGCTGAGGTTATTGAGTGGGTTGGGTCTAGTAACATTGTGCATGTGGTTACTGATAATGCTGCGAATTATGTATCTGCTGGAAAACTCATTCATGAAAAGTATCCAAACATTTTTTGGTCTCCTTGTGCTGCTCATTGCATCAATCTTATCTTGAAAGACATAGCAAGTCTTCCTCATATAGCTGACCTTGCCTCTCGTGCTTCAAAAGTGACTGTCTTTGTTTACAATCATATGATTTTCTTGTCATGgcttagaaaaagaaaagaatggaaAGAAATTGTTCGACCAGGAGTAACACGTTTTGCTACTGTATTCATTACTTTGAAAAGTATATATAATCATAAAGAAGACTTGCAATCATTGGTGATTGACAAATATTTCACTTCTCATAAATTATCCAAGAGTGTCAATGGGAAGATGgttagttcaattatcttggatagTAAGTTTTGGGAGGATTGTTTTACTACTGTTATGCTTGTTGGTCCTCTAATTAAGTTATTGAGGCTTGTTGATGCTGATGAGAAACCTTCTCTGGGTATCGTGTATGCGGGCATGCAAAGAGCCAAACTTAATATCAAGACAATGTTTAGAAATAGGAAATCTGCATACACACCTTATACAAGTATCTTGAAAATGCAGTGGGATAAGCATTTGAAGCGTGACCTCCATGCAGCAGCATAG